A region from the Papaver somniferum cultivar HN1 unplaced genomic scaffold, ASM357369v1 unplaced-scaffold_125, whole genome shotgun sequence genome encodes:
- the LOC113331399 gene encoding signal recognition particle receptor subunit alpha-like, protein MLEQLLIFTRGGLILWTCKELRDALKGSPIDTLIRSCLLEERSADSSYHYEAPGAAYTLKWTFNNDLGLIFVAVYQKILHLLYVDDLLSMVKKEFSEIYDPKRTNYYDFDDVFRQLRNEVEARAEELKKSKQVGRAAPVALGKKQGGTSIVRSDGKQNGNTSSKDGGDSDSAKEHKENGNSNGHQNRVKKNVVVNNNNKENRDSEAFDVNKLLKLRSKGVKKQESVVTKAPPKAEPKKKATKKNRVWDDSPPETKLDFADPVDERGIEDMEVVTENHGESMMDKEEVFSSDSESEEEEDEEAGKDPKIDEKKKGWFSSMFQSIAGKANLEMSDLEPALKALKDRLLTKNVAEEIAEKLCESVAASLVGKKLASFTRVSSTVQAAMEDALVRILTPKRSIDVLRDVHAAKEQGRPYVITFVGVNGVGKSTNLAKIAYWLQQHNISVMMAACDTFRSGAVEQLRTHARRLQIPIFEKGYERDPAVVAKEAIQEASRTGSDVVLVDTAGRMQDNEPLMRALSKLISLNSPDLVLFVGEALVGNDAVDQLSKFNQKLADLSNSPTSRVIDGIVLTKFDCIDDKVGAALSMVYISGAPVMFVGCGQSYTDLKKLNVKTIVKTLLK, encoded by the exons ATGTTAGAACAGCTACTGATTTTTACTAGAGGAGGATTAATTTTATGGACCTGTAAAGAACTAAGGGATGCTCTTAAAGGATCTCCAATCGATACTTTGATTAGATCGTGTTTGTTAGAAGAAAGATCTGCAGATTCCTCATATCATTATGAAGCTCCTGGTGCTGCTTACACTTTGAAATGGACATTCAACAATGATCTTGGTTTGATTTTTGTTGCTGTTTATCAGaagattcttcatcttctttatgtTGATGATCTTCTCTCTATGGTGAAGAAAGAATTTTCTGAGATTTATGATCCTAAGCGGACAAACtattatgattttgatgatgtttTTCGTCAGTTGAGGAATGAGGTTGAAGCTAGGGCGGAGGAGTTGAAGAAATCGAAGCAAGTAGGGAGGGCTGCTCCAGTTGCTTTGGGTAAGAAACAAGGGGGGACTTCAATTGTGAGATCAGATGGAAAGCAGAATGGGAATACCTCTAGCAAAGATGGTGGGGATAGTGATTCTGCAAAAGAGCATAAGGAGAATGGAAACTCTAATGGTCATCAAAACAGGGTTAAGAAAAATGTTgttgttaataataataataaagagaaTAGAGATTCTGAGGCTTTTGATGTAAATAAGCTTCTTAAACTCAGATCAAAAGGTGTAAAGAAACAAGAAAGTGTTGTTACAAAGGCTCCTCCGAAGGCGGAGCCAAAGAAAAAAGCAACAAAGAAAAATAGAGTTTGGGATGATTCACCACCAGAGACCAAGCTGGATTTCGCAGATCCTGTTGATGAGAGAGGGATTGAGGACATGGAAGTTGTTACAGAGAATCATGGTGAAAGTATGATGGACAAAGAGGAAGTTTTTAGCAGTGATAGCGaaagtgaggaggaggaggatgaggaaGCTGGCAAGGACCCCAAGATCGATGAGAAAAAGAAAGGATGGTTTTCGTCAATGTTTCAGAG CATTGCAGGAAAAGCAAATCTAGAGATGTCAGACCTGGAACCAGCTCTCAAAGCTCTTAAAGATAGGCTCTTGACTAAGAATGTG GCTGAAGAAATAGCTGAGAAGCTTTGTGAATCCGTAGCGGCTAGTCTTGTAGGAAAAAAACTGGCTTCATTCACTAGAGTGTCATCAACAGTTCAG GCAGCAATGGAAGACGCCCTTGTTCGCATTTTAACTCCCAAGCGCTCTATCGATGTATTGAGGGATGTGCATGCTGCCAAGGAGCAAGGGAGGCCATATGTAATCACTTTTGTTGGTGTAAATGGAGTCGGAAAGTCTACCAACCTTGCTAAG ATAGCATACTGGCTTCAGCAGCACAATATCAGTGTTATGATGGCCGCTTGCGATACATTCAGGTCAGGGGCAGTTGAACAGCTTCGAACTCATGCTCGTAGGCTCCAG ATTCCTATATTTGAGAAAGGTTATGAAAGAGATCCTGCTGTTGTAGCAAAGGAAGCCATCCAAGAAGCAAGCCGAACCGGTTCTGACGTGGTGCTTGTTGATACAGCTGGGCGTATGCAG GATAACGAGCCATTGATGAGGGCCCTCTCAAAGCTTATATCCCTCAACAGTCCAGACTTAGTTCTGTTTGTTGGAGAAGCACTGGTTGGCAATGATGCTGTAGATCAACTATCAAAGTTCAATCAG AAATTGGCAGATCTCTCAAACTCGCCTACTTCCAGGGTGATTGATGGGATTGTGCTCACAAAGTTCGATTGTATTGATGATAAG GTTGGAGCTGCACTTTCGATGGTGTATATATCGGGAGCACCAGTGATGTTTGTTGGTTGTGGACAGTCCTATACAGATTTGAAGAAGCTGAATGTCAAAACAATTGTCAAGACTCTCCTCAAGTAA